A region of Geobacillus sp. 46C-IIa DNA encodes the following proteins:
- the gpr gene encoding GPR endopeptidase: protein MEQPLDLRMYSVRTDLAIEAHEIAVEERLQQKKESASPIEGVIIHDQEIDGVKLSHVHVTEQGSASIGKKPGHYLTIEAQGIREQNTELQQKVQRIFSEQLSAFLKRLRIPDGASCLIVGLGNQNVTPDALGPLTVENVLVTRHLFQLQPESVEEGFRPVSALAPGVMGTTGIETSDIIDGVVRKTKPDFVIVIDALAARSIERVNATIQISDTGIHPGSGVGNKRKELSYETLGIPVISIGVPTVVDAVSITSDTIDFILKHFGREMREGQRPSGALAPAGWTFGRKKKLTEQDMPSPQERSTFLGMVGTLGDEEKRRLIYEVLAPLGHNLMVTPKEVDSFIGDMANLLAGGLNAALHRQVDQGNTGSYTH from the coding sequence ATGGAACAGCCGCTCGATTTACGCATGTATTCGGTGCGCACCGACTTAGCGATCGAAGCCCATGAGATCGCGGTCGAGGAGCGCTTACAGCAAAAAAAAGAAAGCGCCTCGCCGATTGAAGGAGTCATCATTCACGATCAAGAGATCGACGGCGTCAAGCTGTCGCACGTGCACGTGACAGAGCAAGGATCGGCATCGATCGGCAAAAAACCGGGCCATTATTTGACGATCGAAGCGCAAGGCATCCGCGAACAAAATACGGAATTGCAGCAAAAAGTGCAGCGCATTTTTTCCGAGCAGCTCAGCGCCTTTCTCAAGCGGCTTCGCATCCCGGATGGGGCAAGCTGCCTGATCGTCGGACTCGGCAACCAAAATGTCACCCCTGACGCGCTTGGTCCGCTGACGGTTGAAAACGTGCTCGTCACCCGCCATTTGTTTCAATTGCAGCCGGAAAGCGTTGAAGAAGGATTCCGACCGGTCAGCGCCCTCGCCCCGGGGGTGATGGGAACGACCGGCATTGAGACGAGCGACATCATCGACGGCGTCGTCCGAAAAACGAAGCCGGATTTTGTCATCGTCATCGACGCCTTGGCCGCCCGCTCGATCGAACGGGTCAACGCAACAATCCAAATTTCCGACACCGGCATCCATCCTGGTTCCGGGGTTGGCAACAAGCGGAAAGAGCTGAGCTATGAGACGCTCGGCATCCCGGTCATTTCGATCGGTGTCCCGACAGTCGTTGATGCTGTCTCGATCACAAGCGACACGATCGACTTCATTTTAAAACATTTCGGCCGCGAGATGCGCGAAGGGCAGCGGCCATCAGGCGCTCTCGCTCCGGCCGGTTGGACGTTCGGGCGCAAAAAGAAGTTGACAGAACAAGATATGCCGTCGCCGCAAGAACGGTCGACGTTTCTCGGCATGGTCGGCACGCTCGGCGATGAAGAAAAGCGCCGCCTTATTTATGAAGTGCTCGCCCCGCTCGGCCATAATTTAATGGTGACGCCGAAGGAGGTCGATTCGTTTATCGGCGATATGGCGAACTTACTGGCCGGCGGCTTGAACGCGGCGCTGCATCGGCAAGTCGATCAAGGCAATACGGGCTCGTACACCCATTAG